From a single Lolium rigidum isolate FL_2022 chromosome 7, APGP_CSIRO_Lrig_0.1, whole genome shotgun sequence genomic region:
- the LOC124671998 gene encoding probable pectinesterase/pectinesterase inhibitor 51, producing MPRTHAGHHQHALPRRRRLLPVAAAAAALVLLALIILVPTAPPGEPAALLRAAIAAHPSPASYAHPCADHLSLSLHRLRAALSSLESGDLPGALHLASASLQYQYDCSHLLSIPAFPSYTLTSRFLNSLTPQALTADPKPYSTAAAFPARIRPAATVCKPSPAETPCDFSNVQDAVNAAPNYTHAHFIITVAAGIYKENVIIPYEKTNILLVGEGMGATVITTSRSVGIEGLGTYDTATVAVTGDGFRARDITFENTAGAGAHQAVAFRSDSDRSVLESVELRGHQDTLYARTMRHLYRRCHITGTVDFVFGNAAAVFEECMIKTLPRAEGSWKTARNVVAANGRIDPGQTTGFVFRNCTVDGDRDFVVLHRSKPQSYRLYLGRPWKEYARTLYVSCYLGKVVRPEGWLPWRGEFALGTLYYGEFDSRGPGANHTSRVGWSSQTTQQHVRLYSVENFIQGHEWIGYQM from the coding sequence ATGCCGCGCACGCACGCCGGCCACCACCAGCACGccctgccccgccgccgccgcctccttccggtcgccgcggcggcggccgccctcgTACTCCTCGCGCTCATCATCCTCGTACCCACCGCGCCGCCAGGGGAacccgccgccctcctccgcgcGGCCATCGCCGCGCACCCGTCCCCCGCCTCCTACGCGCACCCATGCGCCGACCACCTCTCGCTCTCGCTCcaccgcctccgcgccgccctatccTCCCTTGAGTCCGGCGACCTACCGGGGGCGCTACACCTCGCATCCGCCTCGCTCCAGTACCAGTACGACTGCTCCCACCTCCTGTCCATCCCCGCCTTCCCCTCCTACACACTCACCTCCCGCTTCCTCAATTCCCTCACCCCGCAGGCTCTAACCGCGGACCCCAAACCCTACTCCACCGCCGCGGCCTTCCCGGCGCGGATCCGTCCGGCAGCGACCGTCTGCAAGCCAAGTCCAGCAGAGACGCCGTGCGACTTCTCCAACGTGCAAGATGCTGTCAATGCAGCACCCAATTATACTCATGCCCATTTCATCATCACCGTCGCTGCAGGTATATACAAGGAAAACGTCATAATCCCCTACGAAAAGACCAACATTCTGCTAGTGGGCGAGGGAATGGGGGCAACCGTGATCACCACCTCACGGAGCGTCGGGATCGAAGGGCTTGGCACCTACGACACCGCCACCGTGGCTGTTACCGGCGACGGGTTCCGAGCGAGAGATATCACATTTGAGAATACTGCAGGGGCAGGAGCTCATCAGGCGGTTGCATTCCGGTCGGACAGCGACCGGTCGGTGCTGGAGAGCGTGGAGCTCCGAGGGCACCAGGACACGCTGTACGCTCGCACAATGCGGCATCTGTATCGGCGGTGCCATATTACCGGAACTGTGGATTTCGTGTTTGGGAACGCCGCGGCGGTGTTCGAGGAGTGTATGATTAAGACTCTGCCGCGAGCAGAGGGATCCTGGAAGACTGCACGCAACGTGGTGGCGGCGAACGGGAGGATCGATCCAGGGCAGACGACGGGGTTCGTGTTTCGGAACTGCACGGTGGATGGCGACCGGGATTTCGTCGTGCTGCACCGGTCGAAGCCGCAGTCTTACCGGCTCTATCTGGGGCGTCCGTGGAAGGAGTATGCGAGGACGCTGTATGTAAGCTGTTATCTGGGGAAGGTTGTCAGGCCGGAGGGGTGGCTTCCTTGGCGAGGGGAGTTTGCGCTTGGGACGCTGTATTATGGGGAGTTCGACAGCCGAGGTCCTGGCGCAAATCACACTTCCAGGGTTGGGTGGAGCAGTCAGACAACACAACAGCATGTTAGATTGTACTCAGTGGAGAACTTCATTCAGGGACATGAATGGATTGGATACCAAATGTAG
- the LOC124675847 gene encoding uncharacterized protein LOC124675847 — MDLAPGRVLHGCSPSWRCIKSPRTPTLLGSWAAAGGAFPGCSCPLAVCRNAPAVVPFAKKKKKGYTQVTPDGEEDDDVADELEGEAKDVDDNEEEEEEEVSGDDIVDEDDYDDDDEYDFGDDFESDDEQDLYAGDGGAGGGVSLAGTWWGKEALALAEQVSESFDGDLKIYAFKATANLEIRVRIEKMSTRYGSPTIDDIEAYTIALRAKLDDAESAGRIPKNISLEVSSPGVERVIRVPDELERFKERAMYVRYVAASEDLATPQEADGVFRLISYDMDLCECTWGIADVKINRQQTGKGRPLSKKQREWRLQTRFESLKLVRVYSEC; from the exons ATGGATTTGGCCCCTGGGAGAGTGCTCCACGGGTGCTCTCCTTCCTGGAGATGCATCAAATCGCCAAGAACTCCTACCCTGCTCGGTTCTTGGGCTGCTGCCGGTGGCGCGTTTCCTGGATGCTCATGCCCGCTAGCTGTTTGTCGAAATGCCCCAGCCGTGGTGCCCTttgccaagaagaagaaaaaggggtaCACTCAGGTAACGCCTGATggggaggaggatgatgatgtcGCTGATGAGTTGGAGGGCGAGGCCAAGGATGTTGATgataatgaagaggaggaggaggaggaggtcagtGGTGACG ATATAGTGGATGAAGACGactatgacgatgatgatgagtaTGACTTTGGAGATGATTTTGAGAGTGATGATGAACAAGACCTTTAT GCTGGAGATggaggtgctggtggtggagTATCACTTGCTGGCACATGGTGGGGCAAGGAAGCATTGGCTTTGGCTGAGCAGGTCTCGGAATCATTCGACGGTGACTTGAAAATTTATGCTTTCAAGGCAACTGCAAACTTGGAGATCAGAGTACGCATTGAGAAGATGTCCACTAG GTATGGTTCTCCAACTATCGATGACATCGAAGCGTACACAATTGCATTGCGTGCAAAGTTGGATGATGCAGAGTCAGCAGGCAGGATACCAAAAAACATATCCTTGGAG GTGTCATCCCCTGGCGTGGAAAGAGTTATCCGTGTCCCGGACGAGCTTGAACGCTTCAAAGAACGGGCGATGTATGTCAGATATGTTGCAGCAAGCGAGGATTTAGCCACACCTCAAGAAGCGGACGGTGTGTTCAGGCTCATTTCCTACGACATGGACCTGTGCGAGTGCACCTGGGGCATAGCGGATGTGAAGATAAACCGGCAGCAGACCGGCAAGGGCAGGCCCCTGAGCAAGAAGCAGAGAGAATGGCGTCTGCAGACGCGGTTCGAGTCGCTGAAGTTGGTTAGGGTGTACTCTGAATGTTGA